One region of Micromonospora lupini genomic DNA includes:
- a CDS encoding type I polyketide synthase: MTSIAVVGMACRYPDARSPQELWENAVAGRRAFRRLPDVRMNADDYFDADPAAPDRFYARNAAVIEGYEFDRVGYKVAGSTYRSTDLAHWLALETAATALADAGFPAGEGLPQERTGVIVGNTLTGEFSRANQMRLRWPYVRRTVAAALRAEGWDDEKLSAFLATYEEAYKSPFPPVNEDTLAGALSNTIAGRICNHFDLKGGGYTVDGACSSSLLSVVTACRALLDGDLDVAIAGGVDLSIDPFEVIGFAKTGALATGEMRVYDRGSNGFWPGEGCGMLVLMRADQAAEAGHRIYASVAGWGVSSDGRGGITRPEVEGYQLALHRAYDRAGFGIDTVGLFEGHGTGTKVGDTTELTALSSARETANPDAPPAVIGSVKGMIGHTKAAAGVAGFIRAAMAVHHEVLPPSVGSVDPHELLTADGARLRTLRKAEAWPSAVPVRAGITAMGFGGINTHVVLERHGPRRQVPDRRVRTLAASAQDAELLLVDAASAQELAVRLAELGTFVSTISYAELSDLAATLHRDLQDRPFRAAVVASSPEEAQRLLTAAREAVESGETTLIRPDGRFLLGHVSGPARISFLFPGQGSGRGVSGGALRRRFAEVEDVYLRAALPTGSDVVATEVAQPRIVTGSLAGQHALSLLGIEASTAIGHSLGEIVALQWAGVMDSDTLLRVAGVRGRTMAGHSQAGTMADIGAPPETVDGIIAGLPVVVAAYNGPEHTVVSGSVDAIEAVCHKARSAGLSATRLRVSHAFHSPLVAPAADTFADALAGETFHQVGARVVSTVTGEVLPAGTDVRGLLRRQITDPVLFHQAVAFAAKNTDLFVEVGPGRVLTGLATTVTDVPAVAVDTDNDSLASLLQVAGAAYVVGASPAPAALFDGRFVRPLEVGTEFSFLTSPCEQAPELGAAIERGPAVASPSTTTDPVGVGEESTEDLMRRLTAERAELPIELVRPDSRLLDDLHLSSITIGQVANQLAQRLELPPAQMPINFATATVRELAETMETLARTARDSDATATPVVAGVAGWARPWRLDLDEVPLPPVPGDATAANGRWHVHAASDHPFAATLAASLEQAGLGGGVLVCLPPDCTEEQLEPALRGAQQALAAGSTRFVLVGHGRGAAAIARTLHLEAPSVLVTVVHLAADGDGAVELVVREVAATTSFTEVHHEDGVRRVPTLRALPVRPATTEAPLGADDVLLVTGGGKGITAECALALATDSGASLAVLGRSDPAEDAELAANLARIAAAGVTVRYARADVTDAAAVRQAVRDLSAELGPVTGVLHGAGRNEPAGLASLDPAAFRSTLAPKVDGLRAVLDAVDKSRLRLLVTLGSIIGRAGLRGEAHYATANDWLAEETTAFSWAYPGCRTRCLEWSVWSGVGMGERLSVVESLSREGVTPITPDQGIAILRRLVADTTAPVVVVISGRTEGIHTVRYHQPALPLLRFVDRALVRYHQVELVVETELNVGTDRYLEDHDLDGNLLFPAVFGMEAMAQVAAALSGADVLPVIERAEFLRPIIVAPHGHTRIRVAALVTDDDVVEVAIRSEETGFTADHFTARLRLGADAVPDGPPDQVPDGLAPVSIAPLDDLYGGTLFQGPRFQRIRQYHRAAARHVDAVVEADDSTAWFAPYVSATLLLGDPGVRDALMHGNQVCVPDATLLPVGVERIHPGGEKLSSARELRYCATERERDGDTYVYDIALRTESGMTVERWEGLRLRAVRKQDGAGPWVAPLLGPYLERGLGDLGLTDVAVAIEPADPAPEPGERSATRRRDSARAVGQALGRPVEITYRPDGRPEVAGEHTVSIAHGAGVTLAVAGVGVLGCDLESVARRSPQEWKGLLGPHAGLAEQLAGDSGEDADTAATRVWTAVEAMQKAGLPMRGPLVLGGTARPGWVLFAAGGARAASFVTSLRGFDGRVVITVLAGAEG, encoded by the coding sequence ATGACAAGTATCGCCGTGGTGGGGATGGCGTGCCGCTACCCCGACGCCCGTTCACCGCAGGAGCTGTGGGAGAACGCGGTCGCAGGTCGCCGGGCGTTCCGGCGGCTCCCCGACGTCCGCATGAACGCCGACGACTACTTCGACGCCGACCCGGCGGCCCCGGACCGCTTCTACGCGCGCAACGCCGCAGTCATCGAGGGCTACGAGTTCGACCGGGTCGGCTACAAGGTCGCCGGGAGCACGTACCGGTCGACCGACCTGGCCCACTGGCTGGCCCTGGAGACCGCCGCGACGGCACTTGCCGACGCGGGTTTCCCGGCCGGGGAGGGGCTGCCCCAGGAGCGCACGGGCGTCATCGTGGGCAACACGCTCACAGGTGAGTTCTCCCGCGCCAACCAGATGCGGCTGCGCTGGCCGTACGTGCGGCGGACCGTGGCGGCGGCTCTGCGGGCGGAGGGCTGGGACGACGAGAAGCTGTCCGCCTTCCTCGCCACCTACGAGGAGGCGTACAAGAGCCCGTTCCCGCCGGTGAACGAGGACACGCTCGCCGGCGCCCTGTCGAACACGATCGCCGGACGCATCTGCAACCACTTCGACCTCAAGGGTGGCGGCTACACAGTCGACGGCGCCTGCTCGTCGTCACTGCTGTCCGTGGTGACCGCGTGCCGGGCACTGCTCGACGGGGACCTGGACGTCGCTATCGCCGGCGGCGTCGACCTGTCCATCGACCCGTTCGAGGTCATCGGCTTCGCGAAGACCGGCGCCCTGGCCACCGGTGAGATGCGGGTCTACGACCGCGGCTCCAACGGGTTCTGGCCCGGTGAGGGCTGCGGCATGTTGGTCCTGATGCGCGCCGACCAGGCCGCCGAGGCAGGCCACCGGATCTACGCCTCGGTGGCCGGGTGGGGCGTCTCCTCCGACGGCCGTGGTGGCATCACCCGACCCGAGGTCGAGGGCTACCAGCTCGCCCTGCACCGCGCGTACGACCGGGCCGGTTTCGGCATCGACACCGTCGGGCTGTTCGAGGGGCACGGCACCGGCACGAAGGTCGGGGACACCACCGAGCTCACGGCGCTGTCCAGCGCGCGCGAGACGGCGAATCCCGACGCGCCGCCGGCGGTCATCGGCTCGGTCAAGGGGATGATCGGTCACACCAAGGCCGCGGCCGGCGTGGCCGGTTTCATCCGCGCCGCCATGGCCGTGCACCACGAGGTGCTTCCCCCGAGCGTCGGCTCCGTCGACCCCCACGAGCTTCTCACCGCCGACGGCGCCCGGCTGCGCACCCTGCGCAAGGCCGAAGCGTGGCCGAGCGCGGTCCCGGTGCGGGCCGGCATCACCGCCATGGGCTTCGGCGGCATCAACACGCACGTCGTGCTCGAACGCCACGGCCCGCGCCGACAAGTGCCGGATCGTCGCGTCCGTACCCTGGCCGCCTCCGCCCAGGACGCGGAGCTGCTGCTGGTGGACGCGGCCTCCGCGCAGGAGCTCGCCGTCCGGCTCGCCGAGCTGGGCACCTTCGTGTCCACGATCTCGTACGCGGAGCTGAGCGACCTGGCGGCGACGCTCCACCGCGACCTGCAGGACCGGCCGTTCCGGGCCGCGGTCGTGGCCTCGTCACCCGAGGAGGCGCAGCGGCTGCTGACCGCGGCCCGCGAGGCAGTCGAGTCCGGCGAGACGACACTGATCCGCCCGGACGGCCGGTTCCTGCTCGGGCACGTCAGCGGCCCGGCCCGGATCAGCTTCCTCTTCCCGGGGCAGGGTTCCGGACGCGGCGTCAGCGGTGGCGCGCTGCGGCGACGGTTCGCCGAGGTCGAGGACGTCTACCTGCGCGCCGCGCTGCCCACCGGCAGCGACGTCGTCGCGACCGAGGTCGCCCAGCCGCGCATCGTCACCGGATCACTTGCCGGGCAGCACGCCCTGTCGCTGCTCGGCATCGAGGCGTCCACGGCGATCGGGCACAGCCTCGGCGAGATCGTGGCCCTGCAGTGGGCAGGCGTCATGGACTCCGACACGCTCCTGCGTGTCGCGGGCGTCCGGGGCCGGACCATGGCCGGGCACAGCCAGGCCGGCACGATGGCCGACATCGGGGCGCCCCCCGAGACTGTCGACGGGATCATCGCGGGGCTTCCGGTGGTCGTGGCCGCCTACAACGGGCCCGAGCACACGGTCGTCTCGGGGTCTGTCGACGCGATCGAGGCGGTCTGCCACAAGGCGCGGTCCGCCGGTCTGAGCGCGACGCGGCTGCGGGTCTCGCACGCCTTCCACTCCCCGCTGGTCGCCCCGGCCGCGGACACGTTCGCCGACGCCCTCGCGGGCGAGACCTTCCACCAGGTCGGCGCCCGCGTCGTCTCCACAGTCACAGGTGAGGTGCTGCCCGCCGGCACCGACGTGCGCGGCCTCCTGCGCCGCCAGATCACCGACCCGGTCCTGTTCCACCAGGCCGTCGCGTTCGCCGCGAAGAACACCGACCTGTTCGTCGAGGTCGGACCCGGTCGGGTGCTCACGGGACTCGCCACGACTGTCACGGACGTCCCGGCGGTCGCCGTGGACACCGACAACGACTCGCTCGCGAGTCTGCTGCAGGTCGCCGGCGCCGCGTACGTCGTCGGCGCGTCGCCCGCCCCGGCGGCGCTCTTCGACGGGCGGTTCGTGCGGCCGTTGGAGGTCGGCACCGAGTTCTCCTTCCTGACCAGCCCCTGCGAGCAGGCGCCGGAGCTCGGCGCGGCGATCGAGCGCGGGCCCGCCGTGGCGTCCCCGTCCACCACCACCGACCCGGTCGGGGTGGGTGAGGAGTCCACCGAGGACCTGATGCGGCGGCTCACCGCCGAACGCGCCGAGCTGCCGATCGAACTCGTCAGGCCGGACAGCCGCCTGCTCGACGACCTGCACCTGAGCTCGATCACGATCGGCCAGGTGGCCAACCAGCTCGCTCAGCGTCTGGAGCTGCCACCGGCGCAGATGCCGATCAACTTCGCGACCGCCACCGTCCGGGAGCTCGCGGAGACGATGGAGACCCTGGCGCGTACGGCCAGGGACAGCGACGCCACCGCCACGCCTGTGGTCGCGGGTGTGGCCGGCTGGGCGCGGCCCTGGCGGCTCGACCTCGACGAGGTGCCGTTGCCGCCGGTTCCCGGCGACGCCACCGCCGCGAACGGTCGGTGGCACGTGCACGCGGCCTCCGACCACCCGTTCGCCGCGACCCTCGCCGCGTCGCTCGAACAGGCCGGGCTCGGCGGCGGCGTCCTGGTCTGCCTGCCGCCGGACTGCACCGAGGAACAACTGGAGCCGGCCCTGCGGGGAGCGCAGCAGGCCCTCGCCGCCGGCAGCACCCGCTTCGTCCTGGTCGGGCACGGCCGGGGCGCGGCGGCAATCGCCAGGACGTTGCACCTCGAGGCGCCGTCCGTGCTTGTCACGGTCGTGCACCTGGCCGCCGACGGCGACGGGGCGGTGGAGCTGGTGGTGCGGGAGGTCGCCGCGACCACCAGCTTCACCGAGGTGCACCACGAGGATGGGGTACGGCGCGTACCGACGCTCCGCGCGCTGCCGGTACGCCCCGCGACGACGGAGGCCCCGCTCGGCGCGGACGACGTGCTGCTGGTGACCGGTGGGGGCAAGGGCATCACTGCCGAGTGCGCCCTCGCCCTGGCCACCGACAGTGGCGCCAGCCTGGCGGTGCTGGGCCGTTCCGACCCGGCCGAGGACGCCGAGCTGGCCGCGAACCTGGCCCGGATCGCCGCCGCAGGCGTCACCGTGCGGTACGCCCGCGCCGACGTCACCGACGCGGCAGCCGTCCGGCAGGCGGTGCGGGACCTCTCCGCCGAACTCGGACCGGTCACCGGGGTCCTGCACGGCGCCGGCCGCAACGAACCCGCCGGACTGGCCAGCCTGGACCCGGCCGCGTTCCGCAGCACGCTGGCACCGAAGGTCGACGGCCTGCGGGCCGTGCTCGACGCGGTCGACAAGTCCCGGCTCCGGTTGCTCGTGACGCTCGGCAGCATCATCGGCCGGGCGGGGCTGCGCGGCGAGGCGCACTACGCCACCGCCAACGACTGGTTGGCCGAGGAGACCACGGCCTTCTCCTGGGCGTACCCCGGCTGCCGCACCCGGTGCCTGGAATGGTCGGTCTGGTCGGGCGTCGGCATGGGTGAACGGCTGTCGGTCGTCGAGTCGCTCAGCCGCGAGGGCGTCACGCCCATCACCCCGGACCAGGGCATCGCGATCCTGCGGCGTCTGGTCGCGGACACCACGGCGCCTGTCGTGGTGGTGATCAGCGGGCGCACCGAGGGCATCCACACCGTCCGGTACCACCAGCCGGCGCTGCCGTTGCTGCGCTTCGTCGACCGCGCGTTGGTCCGCTACCACCAGGTCGAACTCGTGGTGGAGACGGAACTCAACGTCGGCACCGACCGCTACCTCGAAGACCACGACCTGGACGGCAACCTGCTGTTCCCCGCCGTGTTCGGGATGGAGGCCATGGCACAGGTGGCCGCGGCCCTCTCCGGCGCCGACGTCCTGCCGGTCATCGAGCGGGCGGAGTTCCTGCGGCCCATCATCGTCGCGCCGCACGGTCACACGAGGATCCGGGTGGCGGCCCTCGTCACCGACGACGACGTCGTCGAGGTCGCGATCCGCAGCGAGGAGACCGGCTTCACCGCCGACCACTTCACCGCCCGGCTGCGCCTCGGCGCGGACGCCGTGCCCGACGGCCCTCCGGACCAGGTGCCGGACGGTCTGGCACCGGTCTCCATCGCCCCGCTCGACGACCTGTACGGCGGCACCCTGTTCCAGGGCCCCCGGTTCCAGCGGATCCGGCAGTACCACCGGGCCGCCGCCCGCCATGTCGACGCGGTCGTGGAGGCCGACGACTCGACGGCGTGGTTCGCCCCGTACGTCTCCGCGACGCTGCTGCTGGGCGACCCCGGCGTCCGCGACGCGCTGATGCACGGCAACCAGGTGTGCGTGCCGGACGCCACGCTGCTGCCCGTCGGCGTGGAGCGCATCCACCCCGGCGGGGAGAAGCTGTCGTCCGCCCGCGAGCTGCGGTACTGCGCCACCGAACGCGAGCGCGACGGCGACACGTACGTCTACGACATCGCCCTGCGCACGGAGTCCGGGATGACAGTCGAGCGTTGGGAGGGGCTGCGGCTGCGCGCGGTCCGCAAGCAGGACGGCGCCGGCCCCTGGGTGGCGCCGCTGCTCGGCCCCTACCTGGAGCGCGGGCTGGGAGACCTCGGGCTCACCGACGTCGCCGTCGCCATCGAGCCCGCCGACCCGGCACCGGAGCCGGGCGAGCGCTCCGCCACGCGCCGACGCGACAGCGCCCGCGCCGTCGGGCAGGCGCTCGGACGGCCGGTCGAGATCACCTACCGGCCGGACGGTCGGCCCGAGGTCGCCGGGGAGCACACCGTCTCGATCGCGCACGGCGCCGGCGTGACCCTCGCGGTCGCCGGAGTGGGCGTCCTCGGCTGCGACCTGGAGAGCGTGGCGCGGCGCAGCCCGCAGGAGTGGAAGGGCCTGCTCGGCCCCCATGCCGGGCTCGCCGAGCAGCTCGCCGGCGACTCGGGCGAGGACGCCGACACCGCCGCGACCCGGGTCTGGACCGCCGTCGAGGCGATGCAGAAGGCCGGCCTGCCGATGCGCGGTCCACTCGTCCTGGGCGGTACGGCCCGTCCCGGCTGGGTGCTCTTCGCCGCCGGGGGCGCCCGGGCCGCCTCGTTCGTCACGAGCCTGCGCGGCTTCGACGGACGCGTCGTCATCACTGTTCTGGCCGGTGCGGAGGGATGA
- a CDS encoding acyl-CoA thioesterase translates to MESYYELRHTVGFEETNIVGNVYYVNYLRWQGRCREMFLKDRAPSVLADLQDDLKLFTLKVECEFFAEITAFDEIVVRMRLLELAQTQLEFGFDYVRTGPAGETLVARGAQRVACMRGPNNRTVPTRVPEALERALEPYAAAGVRR, encoded by the coding sequence ATGGAGAGCTACTACGAGCTGCGGCACACCGTCGGGTTCGAGGAGACGAACATCGTCGGCAACGTCTACTACGTCAACTACCTGCGGTGGCAGGGCCGCTGCCGGGAGATGTTCCTGAAGGACCGGGCGCCGAGTGTCCTCGCCGACCTGCAGGACGACCTCAAGCTGTTCACGCTCAAGGTCGAGTGTGAGTTCTTCGCCGAGATCACCGCGTTCGACGAGATCGTCGTCCGGATGCGGCTGCTCGAACTGGCCCAGACGCAGCTCGAGTTCGGCTTCGACTACGTGCGTACCGGCCCGGCCGGCGAGACGCTCGTCGCCCGCGGCGCCCAGCGCGTCGCCTGCATGCGCGGCCCGAACAACCGGACCGTTCCCACCCGGGTCCCGGAAGCGCTCGAACGCGCTCTCGAACCCTACGCCGCCGCCGGGGTCCGACGATGA